The following proteins are encoded in a genomic region of Ornithinibacillus sp. 4-3:
- a CDS encoding YojF family protein: MELIDMKRVQEVLDQFKNKPVYIHLETTNGSYASHFDNKGVNVGAYIRNARVTFNQAKIVQSDNVLRVGLKIDMGWIYAEGVSHWEMYEETKLLLAGHDEFGRLRVALQISETPFKH; encoded by the coding sequence ATGGAACTAATTGATATGAAACGTGTACAGGAAGTATTAGATCAATTTAAAAATAAACCAGTATATATTCATTTAGAAACAACGAATGGATCATATGCTAGTCATTTTGATAATAAAGGGGTTAATGTAGGTGCTTATATTCGTAATGCACGAGTAACATTTAACCAGGCAAAAATTGTTCAAAGTGATAACGTGCTTCGTGTAGGTTTAAAAATTGATATGGGTTGGATTTATGCAGAAGGAGTTTCACATTGGGAAATGTATGAAGAGACAAAGCTACTATTAGCTGGTCATGATGAATTTGGTAGATTAAGAGTAGCTCTACAAATCAGTGAAACACCATTTAAGCACTAA
- the bshB2 gene encoding bacillithiol biosynthesis deacetylase BshB2, whose translation MEKQKHVVVIYPHPDDESFGAAGSIIRFREQGVPVTYLCGTLGEMGRNMGSPIIANREVLAEIRKKELEEACKELDIQLRLLGYRDKTLEFEDRQEMAEHLKEIFEEIEPSLIITHYPGHGVHPDHNALAAGAVEAVRLMEPEKRPTIWAAAITRNFEAELGQPDVVNDITDIFDRKMSAILKHTSQAGGMLERLADPERLEAHKARLGKERYFIWDFDKHKILC comes from the coding sequence ATGGAAAAGCAAAAGCATGTAGTTGTTATTTATCCACATCCAGATGATGAATCATTTGGTGCAGCTGGTTCGATTATACGTTTCCGTGAACAAGGAGTACCTGTTACATATTTATGTGGTACATTAGGAGAAATGGGTAGAAACATGGGTTCACCAATTATTGCTAATCGTGAAGTATTAGCGGAAATTCGTAAAAAAGAATTAGAAGAAGCGTGTAAAGAATTAGATATTCAGCTACGTTTACTAGGATATCGTGATAAAACATTAGAATTTGAAGACCGTCAAGAAATGGCAGAACATTTAAAAGAGATTTTTGAAGAGATTGAGCCAAGTTTAATCATCACCCATTATCCAGGTCATGGAGTTCATCCAGATCATAATGCATTGGCTGCTGGTGCAGTAGAAGCTGTTCGGTTGATGGAACCAGAAAAACGTCCAACAATTTGGGCAGCAGCAATTACGAGAAATTTCGAAGCAGAACTTGGTCAACCAGATGTAGTAAATGATATTACAGACATATTCGATCGTAAAATGTCTGCAATTTTGAAGCATACTTCTCAAGCAGGAGGAATGCTAGAAAGGTTAGCAGATCCTGAGCGATTAGAAGCTCATAAAGCTCGTTTAGGAAAAGAAAGATATTTCATTTGGGATTTTGATAAACATAAAATTCTTTGCTAA
- a CDS encoding PspC domain-containing protein, with protein sequence MKTVKKLYRSRSNRILAGVLGGIGEYFNIDPTLIRLLFVGGLFLSFGTLSILYIISIFIIPKVWEN encoded by the coding sequence GTGAAAACAGTGAAAAAATTATATCGTTCTCGTTCAAATCGAATTTTGGCAGGAGTATTAGGTGGAATAGGAGAATACTTTAATATTGATCCGACGCTGATTCGTTTACTTTTTGTAGGTGGATTGTTTTTAAGTTTCGGTACCTTGTCTATTCTTTATATTATTTCCATTTTTATTATTCCTAAGGTATGGGAGAATTAA
- a CDS encoding phage holin family protein, translating into MFIRWLVSIVINAVALIIVDQLFTGFHIDGFGMAILASFVLSILNILVKPFLIILTLPITVFTLGLFLFVVNAITLMLTQALFGSAFEIDGFGLAIVAAIIISILNLILNRLIKDSVR; encoded by the coding sequence ATGTTTATACGTTGGTTAGTTTCCATTGTCATTAATGCTGTAGCTTTAATTATTGTGGATCAATTATTCACAGGTTTTCATATTGATGGATTTGGCATGGCTATATTAGCAAGCTTTGTATTATCTATTTTAAATATACTTGTTAAGCCATTTTTAATTATTCTTACCTTGCCAATTACTGTTTTCACATTAGGATTATTCCTTTTTGTTGTAAATGCGATTACATTGATGCTAACTCAAGCTTTATTTGGATCCGCGTTTGAGATTGACGGATTTGGTTTAGCAATCGTAGCAGCAATTATTATTTCGATTCTAAATCTTATCTTAAATCGTTTAATTAAAGATTCTGTACGTTAA
- a CDS encoding OFA family MFS transporter has translation MKKLENKWMRAVLPALLIHCSIGTVYCWSLFKADIATYIGRSVSEVEWAFSLAIFMLGMSAAFGGRFVEKDIHKSSLLSALFFVVGMVATGFFIYQKSLFGIYFSYGIVMGIGLGIGYLTPVKTLMLWFGKQKGLATGLAVAGFGLAKVIASPLMEKLLGERNSEGVLVQGTNVYMMFFILAGIYSIMMFIGYLLLKKPTGYSEEQAAIGHFSYKQILKNRTFIGIWLMFYINITSGLALIAQEKGILMYIGFGAIGLVSSLTAVFNAGGRIVFSSLGDRLKDRNTIYKIIFILSIAPILLIIGFDGLGNSIAILIIALLCIVNAGYGGGFSSLPPLLADRFGINSISTVHGLALSAWAFAGLSGNQLSAFILEKTGSYDMLLYVILILFLLATLISVFVVRSNKASLEKELFVRKKKQMVS, from the coding sequence GTGAAAAAATTAGAGAACAAATGGATGCGGGCAGTACTTCCTGCATTGCTCATTCACTGTAGTATAGGTACAGTATATTGTTGGTCATTATTCAAAGCAGATATTGCAACTTATATTGGAAGGTCTGTTTCAGAAGTGGAGTGGGCATTTAGTTTAGCAATTTTTATGCTTGGAATGTCTGCAGCTTTTGGCGGGCGGTTTGTGGAAAAAGATATACATAAGTCTTCTTTACTTTCTGCTTTATTTTTTGTTGTTGGTATGGTAGCAACAGGATTTTTTATTTATCAGAAATCATTATTTGGCATTTATTTTTCTTATGGTATCGTGATGGGAATTGGACTAGGTATAGGATATTTAACACCAGTAAAAACATTAATGCTCTGGTTTGGAAAACAGAAGGGACTTGCAACAGGTTTAGCAGTTGCAGGTTTCGGTTTAGCAAAAGTAATTGCTAGTCCATTAATGGAAAAGCTGCTTGGTGAAAGAAATAGTGAAGGTGTTTTAGTTCAAGGGACAAATGTTTATATGATGTTTTTCATTCTAGCTGGAATTTACTCAATAATGATGTTTATTGGTTATTTATTACTGAAAAAACCAACTGGATATTCAGAGGAACAAGCAGCAATAGGACATTTTAGTTATAAGCAAATTTTAAAAAATAGAACATTTATTGGCATTTGGCTTATGTTTTATATAAATATTACATCTGGATTAGCGTTAATTGCGCAGGAAAAAGGAATTTTAATGTATATTGGTTTTGGCGCAATTGGATTGGTGAGCTCATTAACAGCTGTATTTAATGCAGGTGGAAGAATTGTATTTTCTTCGTTAGGAGATCGATTAAAAGATCGAAATACTATCTATAAAATCATTTTTATATTATCTATTGCACCGATTTTATTGATTATTGGATTTGATGGATTAGGGAATTCTATTGCGATATTGATTATTGCATTGCTTTGCATAGTTAATGCTGGTTATGGTGGAGGGTTTTCATCCTTACCGCCACTCTTAGCGGACCGTTTTGGTATCAACAGTATTTCGACCGTACATGGCTTAGCATTATCAGCTTGGGCATTTGCAGGATTATCAGGTAATCAATTAAGTGCATTTATTCTAGAAAAGACTGGTTCTTATGATATGCTGTTATATGTAATTTTAATTTTATTTTTACTTGCAACACTAATCAGTGTATTTGTTGTGAGATCGAATAAAGCCTCTTTGGAAAAGGAATTATTTGTTCGAAAGAAAAAACAAATGGTGAGCTAA
- a CDS encoding pyridoxamine kinase, producing the protein MKKVAVIQDLSSFGKCSLTAAIPVLSVMGVQACPLPTAVLSAQTEYPSYFLEDFTSKMKYFIEEWTKLQVTFDGIMTGFVASGEQIKNIFQFLEKFRTENTMLLVDPVMGDDGEVYDVFTGELLEQMKELAKHADVITPNVTECCLLSGMDYEKLSSYSNEKDYMKAVKEAGKHLHEITAAKVIITGVNPPVKEPEQSFVGNMYLDKNHIFNQKIAYNGKSYSGTGDLFSSVMMGGLMSGYTVEKSIELAVAFLTRAIHDASKAEVPEIEGVHFEKHLRMLLG; encoded by the coding sequence ATGAAAAAAGTTGCTGTAATACAGGATCTATCATCTTTTGGAAAGTGTTCATTAACTGCTGCAATACCGGTTCTTTCTGTGATGGGTGTGCAAGCATGTCCATTGCCTACAGCAGTTTTATCTGCACAAACAGAGTATCCAAGTTATTTTTTAGAAGATTTCACTTCTAAAATGAAATACTTTATAGAGGAATGGACCAAACTTCAAGTTACATTTGATGGAATTATGACAGGGTTTGTTGCTAGTGGAGAGCAAATTAAAAATATTTTTCAGTTCTTAGAAAAGTTCCGTACAGAAAATACAATGTTACTTGTCGATCCTGTAATGGGTGATGATGGCGAGGTTTATGATGTTTTTACTGGTGAATTATTAGAGCAAATGAAGGAATTGGCCAAGCATGCAGATGTAATCACACCAAATGTAACAGAATGCTGTTTGTTGTCAGGAATGGATTATGAAAAATTATCTAGCTATTCTAATGAAAAGGACTATATGAAAGCAGTGAAAGAGGCAGGAAAACATCTTCATGAAATAACTGCTGCCAAAGTCATTATTACAGGTGTTAATCCACCAGTAAAAGAACCTGAACAATCATTCGTTGGAAATATGTATTTAGATAAGAATCACATTTTTAATCAAAAAATAGCATACAACGGAAAAAGTTATTCAGGTACAGGAGATTTATTTTCATCTGTGATGATGGGTGGATTGATGTCTGGATATACAGTTGAAAAATCAATTGAACTTGCAGTTGCATTTCTAACGAGGGCTATTCATGACGCTTCTAAGGCAGAAGTTCCTGAAATAGAAGGAGTTCATTTTGAAAAACATTTGAGGATGTTACTAGGATAA
- the hprK gene encoding HPr(Ser) kinase/phosphatase: protein MSMVRSNDILNHFTWTVAAGKSGLEREITSAELNRPGLELAGYFQFFEQKRIQVIGKKEMEYFSTLSEEEKQERVEKLCDKDVPAIIFSKNRQAPEIFLQCADRAEVPIFVSPQPTTTLISRLSAFLEAALAARTSVHGVLVEIDGIGVLIRGKSGIGKSETALELIKRGHRLVADDRVEVRQEEELLVGSAPPLIRHLIEIRGLGIIDIRALFGASAIVSQKEISLLINIEAWEDKKQYERLGIEYTTERILDIDIPELTLPIRPGRNLAVIIEVAVMNYRLKQTGINAAFDFTNHLEQQLKSKQNRAD, encoded by the coding sequence ATGTCGATGGTGCGTTCAAACGATATACTTAACCATTTTACATGGACTGTCGCAGCAGGAAAGTCAGGTTTAGAACGTGAAATTACTTCAGCAGAATTAAATCGACCTGGATTAGAGCTCGCAGGCTATTTTCAATTTTTTGAACAGAAAAGAATACAGGTGATTGGTAAAAAGGAAATGGAATATTTTTCCACACTAAGTGAAGAGGAAAAGCAAGAGCGTGTGGAAAAGCTATGTGATAAAGATGTACCTGCAATTATTTTTTCAAAAAATAGACAAGCTCCCGAAATATTTCTGCAGTGTGCAGATCGAGCAGAGGTACCAATCTTTGTATCTCCTCAACCAACCACAACATTAATCAGTAGGCTCTCTGCGTTTTTAGAGGCAGCACTTGCTGCGAGAACATCTGTACATGGCGTACTAGTAGAAATTGATGGAATAGGTGTTTTAATTAGAGGCAAGAGCGGGATTGGAAAAAGTGAAACAGCTTTAGAGCTAATTAAACGAGGACATCGGTTAGTCGCAGATGATCGGGTAGAGGTAAGACAAGAAGAAGAGTTATTAGTTGGTAGTGCACCACCGCTTATTCGTCATTTAATCGAGATTCGTGGATTAGGAATTATTGATATTCGTGCATTATTTGGTGCTAGCGCTATTGTCTCTCAGAAGGAGATATCTTTATTAATTAATATAGAGGCTTGGGAAGATAAGAAACAATATGAGCGTTTAGGAATTGAATATACGACAGAGCGAATTTTAGATATTGATATTCCAGAATTAACTTTACCAATTCGCCCTGGTAGAAATTTAGCTGTTATTATTGAAGTAGCTGTTATGAATTATCGCTTAAAGCAAACAGGTATCAATGCTGCATTTGATTTTACAAATCATTTAGAGCAGCAATTAAAATCAAAGCAAAATAGAGCGGATTAG
- the lgt gene encoding prolipoprotein diacylglyceryl transferase, producing MTCSAEPLNRVFISIGNFPIYWYGVIIALGAFLGLYLVTREANRLGLKKDLFIDLLVFAIPISIICARIYYVVLEWDRYKDGPWISLIATWEGGIAIHGALIGAVLTAIVFARVKKVSFWQIADIAAPGLILGQAIGRWGNFMNQEAHGGPISQAAYESFHQYLPDFIMNQMCINGVMYHPTFLYESVWNILVLVMLFIIRRWNPMRGTVFLSYVALYSFGRFFIEGLRTDSLYLIGEIRMAQVISIAGIAIAVALYFYFKKSGVINRHYDGKKLK from the coding sequence TTGACTTGTAGTGCAGAACCATTAAATCGTGTATTTATATCAATAGGGAATTTTCCTATTTATTGGTATGGAGTGATTATTGCTTTAGGAGCATTTTTAGGTCTTTATTTAGTTACACGGGAGGCAAATAGATTAGGGTTAAAAAAGGACCTATTTATTGATTTATTGGTATTCGCCATCCCAATTTCGATTATTTGTGCAAGAATTTATTATGTAGTATTGGAATGGGATCGTTATAAAGATGGTCCATGGATATCTTTAATTGCTACTTGGGAAGGTGGAATAGCAATTCATGGAGCACTAATTGGTGCTGTTTTAACAGCAATTGTATTCGCTCGTGTGAAGAAGGTATCCTTCTGGCAAATTGCAGACATTGCAGCGCCTGGATTAATTTTAGGACAAGCAATAGGGCGCTGGGGAAATTTCATGAACCAGGAAGCACATGGAGGTCCGATTTCACAGGCTGCATATGAAAGCTTTCACCAGTACTTACCTGATTTTATAATGAATCAAATGTGTATTAATGGTGTGATGTACCATCCAACATTCTTATATGAATCTGTATGGAACATTCTTGTTTTAGTTATGTTATTCATCATTCGTCGATGGAATCCAATGCGTGGAACAGTCTTCTTATCTTATGTTGCACTGTATTCATTTGGAAGATTCTTTATAGAAGGCTTACGCACAGACAGTCTATACTTAATCGGTGAAATCAGAATGGCTCAGGTTATTTCCATTGCTGGTATTGCCATTGCAGTTGCTTTATATTTCTATTTTAAAAAATCAGGTGTGATAAATCGTCATTACGATGGGAAAAAATTAAAATAA
- the ppaX gene encoding pyrophosphatase PpaX has protein sequence MNIQTVLFDLDGTLIDTNELIHASFEYTFATYNYSFTREEIMQFNGPPLWDTFHQLNPELADKMMETYQVHNHKHHEQYIKVFPNVEETLIGLRELGIKLAVVTAKKRVGAELGLKIAGLDKYFDTIITVDDVEYSKPHPESVLKAMQALDAEAHTTIMVGDNYHDIEAGKNANTLTAGVAWTLKGKDFLATFKPTYMLEDMKDLLRIVGE, from the coding sequence ATGAATATTCAAACAGTGCTGTTCGATCTTGATGGAACGTTAATTGACACAAATGAGCTAATACATGCTTCTTTTGAATATACTTTTGCAACTTATAATTATTCCTTTACAAGGGAAGAAATTATGCAGTTTAATGGGCCACCATTATGGGATACTTTTCATCAACTAAACCCAGAATTAGCAGATAAAATGATGGAAACATATCAAGTACATAATCATAAGCATCATGAGCAATATATCAAAGTTTTTCCAAACGTGGAGGAAACGCTAATAGGTTTAAGGGAATTAGGAATAAAATTAGCCGTGGTAACAGCGAAGAAGCGAGTAGGTGCAGAACTAGGGCTAAAAATTGCTGGTTTAGACAAATATTTTGACACGATTATTACTGTTGATGATGTCGAATATTCAAAACCTCATCCTGAATCCGTATTAAAAGCGATGCAAGCTTTAGACGCTGAAGCACATACTACCATTATGGTTGGTGATAATTATCATGATATCGAAGCAGGAAAAAATGCGAATACATTGACTGCTGGAGTTGCTTGGACATTAAAGGGTAAAGACTTTCTAGCAACCTTTAAGCCGACCTATATGTTAGAAGATATGAAGGATTTGTTACGGATTGTAGGAGAATAA
- a CDS encoding DapH/DapD/GlmU-related protein — translation MRKTERFFVTESNSLWQLYKTVSFWKVVKNFIIIQMARYTPFFRVKNWLYRTFLRMKVGKQAAFALMVVPDVMFPEKITVGANSVIGYNTTILAHEYLINEYRIGEVIIGKEVMIGANTTILPGVTIGDGAIVSAATLVHKDVPPGAFVGGNPMQLIYTKEEMEKRMFTD, via the coding sequence ATGAGAAAAACTGAGCGTTTTTTTGTCACTGAATCAAATTCATTATGGCAATTATATAAAACCGTTTCCTTTTGGAAAGTGGTGAAAAATTTTATCATCATTCAAATGGCTCGATATACACCATTTTTCCGTGTGAAAAATTGGCTGTATCGCACATTTTTACGCATGAAGGTAGGAAAGCAAGCTGCTTTTGCGCTGATGGTTGTCCCAGATGTTATGTTCCCTGAGAAAATTACTGTTGGAGCTAATAGTGTTATTGGATATAATACAACGATTTTAGCACATGAATATTTAATTAATGAATATCGAATTGGTGAAGTAATCATTGGAAAAGAAGTAATGATTGGAGCAAATACAACCATCTTACCAGGAGTGACGATTGGAGATGGCGCAATTGTTTCGGCAGCCACTTTAGTGCATAAAGATGTTCCACCAGGAGCATTTGTTGGTGGAAATCCAATGCAATTGATTTATACAAAAGAAGAAATGGAAAAAAGAATGTTCACAGATTAA
- a CDS encoding glycerol-3-phosphate dehydrogenase/oxidase — translation MVLFSSNNRVDQVEKLLGEELEVLVIGGGITGAGIALDAVTRGMRVGLIEMQDFAAGTSSRSTKLVHGGLRYLKQLEVKLVSEVGKERAIVFENGPHVTTPEWMLLPFYKKGSFGPLSTKLGLLTYDLLAGVQKKERRKMLSAHEAKKIEPLLNEKGLKGAGYYVEYKTDDARLTIEVIKKAVEKGAFAMNYMKATNFIYNEKNKVIGVKIEDQITGETYECFAKKVINATGPWVDELRELDQSKHGKTLYLTKGVHLVFDHDVFPLQQAIYFDVPDGRMIFAIPRQNKVYVGTTDTTYRDHIAYPQVTESDRDYLLQAVNLMFPDLELTDDDVDSSWAGIRPLIAEEGKSPDEISRKDEMILSSSGLISIAGGKLTGYRQMAEKVVNLVVRQFKEEIGILYSQSETAKIPISGGDVGGSEGFPTFIKNKVSRGMYFGLSHREAIYLIKRYGSNVDIIFQLYVRGLSEARKENLDPVTFAMLNYAIEYEAAYKPVDFFIRRTGALYFDISWLKRHRHNVIRYMNNKLGWTEAQKQQYRIELEQCLIEAITPQS, via the coding sequence ATGGTATTGTTTTCAAGTAATAATCGAGTAGATCAAGTCGAAAAGCTACTAGGAGAAGAACTAGAGGTGCTTGTTATTGGTGGTGGAATTACTGGTGCAGGAATTGCATTAGACGCTGTCACACGTGGAATGAGAGTTGGATTAATTGAAATGCAGGATTTCGCTGCAGGTACTTCCAGTCGTTCAACAAAACTAGTGCATGGTGGTTTACGATATTTAAAACAGTTAGAGGTAAAACTTGTATCAGAGGTAGGAAAAGAGAGGGCAATTGTATTTGAAAATGGCCCACATGTGACTACCCCTGAATGGATGCTTCTACCCTTTTATAAAAAGGGATCCTTCGGCCCGTTGTCAACGAAATTAGGTTTATTAACTTATGATTTATTAGCTGGTGTGCAAAAGAAGGAACGGAGAAAAATGCTTAGTGCACATGAAGCTAAAAAAATAGAACCACTGCTGAATGAAAAAGGTTTAAAAGGCGCTGGATATTATGTGGAATATAAAACAGATGATGCACGCCTAACAATTGAAGTGATAAAAAAGGCTGTTGAAAAAGGCGCTTTTGCAATGAACTATATGAAGGCTACTAATTTTATTTATAATGAGAAAAATAAAGTAATTGGTGTAAAAATAGAAGATCAAATTACTGGCGAAACATATGAATGCTTTGCAAAAAAAGTTATTAATGCGACTGGACCTTGGGTAGATGAATTACGTGAATTAGACCAATCTAAGCATGGAAAAACATTGTATTTAACAAAAGGAGTACATCTTGTATTTGATCACGATGTATTTCCTCTACAGCAAGCTATTTATTTTGATGTTCCTGATGGCAGAATGATTTTTGCTATTCCACGTCAAAATAAAGTATATGTTGGTACAACAGATACAACATATAGGGATCATATTGCATATCCACAGGTAACAGAATCGGATCGCGACTATTTATTACAGGCGGTAAATCTGATGTTTCCTGATTTAGAATTAACAGATGATGATGTAGATTCAAGCTGGGCAGGTATTAGACCTTTGATCGCAGAAGAAGGGAAGAGTCCAGATGAGATCTCCAGAAAGGATGAAATGATTCTTTCTTCATCGGGGTTAATTTCTATTGCTGGCGGAAAACTAACAGGATATCGACAAATGGCAGAAAAGGTTGTTAATTTAGTGGTTAGACAGTTTAAAGAAGAAATTGGTATCTTATATTCTCAATCTGAAACGGCCAAGATTCCTATTTCTGGTGGTGATGTTGGTGGCTCAGAGGGATTTCCAACATTTATTAAAAACAAAGTAAGTCGCGGAATGTATTTTGGCTTAAGCCATAGAGAAGCTATTTATTTAATTAAACGATATGGTTCGAATGTAGATATTATTTTTCAATTATATGTACGTGGTTTATCTGAAGCTAGGAAAGAGAATTTAGATCCAGTAACATTTGCAATGCTAAACTACGCAATAGAGTATGAAGCAGCATATAAGCCTGTTGATTTCTTTATTCGTCGAACTGGAGCACTTTATTTTGATATCAGCTGGTTAAAGCGCCATCGTCATAATGTGATTCGATATATGAATAATAAGCTAGGATGGACGGAAGCACAAAAACAACAATACAGAATAGAATTAGAACAATGTCTGATTGAAGCTATTACACCACAAAGTTAG
- the trxB gene encoding thioredoxin-disulfide reductase: MTEEKIYDVIIAGAGPAGMTAAVYASRANLDTLMIERGMPGGQMVDTEDIENYPGFETILGPDLSNKMFEHAKKFGAEYAYGDIKSVEDHGDYKLVVTSSKEFKAKALIIAAGAQYKKLGVEGEDVLTGRGVSYCAVCDGAFFKEKDLFVIGGGDSAVEEGLYLTRFANKVTVVHRRDELRAQKIIQQRAFDNEKVDFIWDTVVEKINEENGKVGSVTFRNTKTDEVYDSKIDGVFVYIGMLPLSEPFKSLGILDEEGYIPTNEHMESSIPGIFAAGDIRVKELRQVVTATGDGSIAAESAIKYIENLEAKEKVENN, encoded by the coding sequence ATGACAGAAGAAAAAATATATGATGTAATTATTGCTGGCGCTGGTCCAGCGGGAATGACCGCTGCAGTTTATGCTTCACGTGCTAATTTAGACACGTTGATGATTGAGAGAGGAATGCCTGGAGGTCAAATGGTAGACACAGAAGATATTGAAAACTATCCAGGATTTGAAACAATTTTAGGACCAGACCTATCTAATAAAATGTTTGAACATGCAAAAAAATTCGGCGCTGAATATGCATATGGAGATATAAAAAGCGTTGAAGACCATGGCGATTACAAACTTGTAGTAACAAGCAGCAAAGAATTTAAAGCAAAGGCATTAATTATTGCTGCAGGTGCGCAATATAAAAAGCTTGGTGTTGAAGGAGAAGATGTACTAACAGGGCGTGGCGTATCTTATTGTGCGGTTTGTGATGGTGCCTTTTTCAAAGAGAAAGATTTATTTGTTATTGGTGGAGGGGACTCTGCTGTAGAAGAAGGTCTTTATTTAACTCGTTTTGCTAATAAAGTAACAGTTGTACACCGCCGTGATGAATTACGCGCACAAAAAATTATTCAACAACGTGCTTTTGATAATGAAAAAGTTGATTTTATCTGGGATACAGTAGTGGAAAAAATCAATGAAGAGAACGGAAAAGTTGGTTCTGTTACTTTTAGAAATACAAAAACAGATGAAGTATATGACAGTAAGATTGATGGAGTATTTGTATACATCGGTATGCTTCCATTAAGTGAACCGTTCAAATCATTAGGCATTCTTGATGAAGAAGGATATATTCCTACAAATGAACATATGGAATCTTCTATTCCTGGAATTTTTGCTGCTGGAGATATTCGTGTGAAAGAATTACGTCAAGTGGTTACAGCGACAGGCGATGGAAGCATTGCTGCTGAATCTGCAATTAAGTATATTGAGAACTTAGAAGCAAAAGAAAAAGTAGAAAATAACTAA
- a CDS encoding NUDIX domain-containing protein → MRHVTNCILIHQGDVLFIRKPSRGWYSVPGGKMEPGETVRESIIREYREETGLHLIEPTLAGVFSFTEPNLEWMMHTFISHAFEGTLNEFCEEGELEWVKIEEIPNLPMAEGDYKIFEHLLKTDQVVYGAFKYTKDRELLEHRIDSSIS, encoded by the coding sequence ATGAGACATGTAACGAATTGTATTTTAATTCATCAGGGGGATGTATTATTTATTCGTAAACCGAGTCGTGGCTGGTATTCTGTTCCAGGTGGAAAAATGGAGCCTGGCGAAACAGTAAGAGAATCGATTATTCGTGAATATAGAGAAGAAACAGGATTACATCTTATAGAACCAACATTAGCAGGTGTTTTTTCTTTTACAGAACCAAATTTGGAATGGATGATGCATACATTTATCAGTCATGCCTTTGAAGGAACTCTAAATGAATTTTGTGAAGAGGGAGAGCTTGAATGGGTGAAGATAGAAGAAATTCCTAATTTACCAATGGCAGAAGGCGATTATAAGATTTTTGAGCACCTTTTGAAAACGGATCAAGTTGTCTATGGTGCATTTAAATATACAAAAGATCGAGAGTTGTTAGAACATCGGATTGACTCGTCTATTTCATGA